The following nucleotide sequence is from Paeniglutamicibacter kerguelensis.
GAGTGGCGCAGGTCCACCAGCACCAGGTGCACGTCGGTGCCGCCGGTGAGCACGCTGATGCCCTTGGCGGCGACGTCCGGGGCGTTCAGCCGCTCGGCCAGGATCCTTGCCCCGGCGATGGTGCGGGCCTGGCGGGCCTTGAACTCGTCGGTGGCCGCGATCTTGAACGCCACGGCCTTGCCGGCGATCACGTGCTCCAGCGGGCCGCCCTGTTGGCCCGGGAACACCGCGGAGTTGATTTTCTTGGCGATGTCCGCGTCGTTGGTGAGGATGATGCCGCCGCGCGGGCCGGCCAGGGTCTTGTGCGTGGTGGAGGAGACCACGTGGGCGTGCGGCACCGGGGAGGGGTGCAGCCCGGCGGCGACCAGCCCGGCGATGTGCGCCATGTCCACGAACAGGTACGCGCCGACCTTGTCGGCGATCTCGCGGAACCGCTTGAAGTCCAGTTCGCGCGGGTAGGCGGACCAGCCGGCGACGATCATCTTCGGGGAGTGCTCCAGGGCCAGGGCCTCGACCTTGTCCATGTCGATGACCAGGGTGTCCTCCTCGACCCCGTAGGGGACGATGTTGTAGAGGCGGCCGGAGAAGTTGATCTTCATGCCGTGGGTCAGGTGCCCGCCGTGGGCCAGGTTCAGGCCCATGACGGTGTCGCCCGGGCGGATCAGCGCGTGCATCACCGAGGCGTTGGCCTGCGCGCCGGAGTGCGGCTGCACGTTCGCGTACGCGGCGCCGAAGAGCGCCTTCACGCGCTCCAGGGCGAGCGTCTCGATGACGTCGACCTCCTCGCAGCCGCCGTAGTAGCGGCGGCCCGGGTAGCCCTCGGCGTACTTGTTGGTCAGCACCGAGCCCTGCGCCTGCATCACGGCCAGGGCCGTGTGGTTCTCCGAGGCGATCATCTCCAGGCCGCGCTGCTGGCGGGCCAGCTCCGCGTCGATGCGCTGGGCGATCTCCGGATCAAGGGTCGCAATGCTCTCGGTCAACGCCGACTCGACGAGCGCGGTTTTCGTGGGTGCCATCCAGTCTTCACTCCTTGAAGTACAAGTTGTTGATGATTGATATATCAGAACTGGTTGCAATGCTATGATGGGGATCACATACTGTCAATGGTCAGGTCTGAATAAGGCCGAACATTGAGCCGACTAAGATATTTCCCGTAATTTCCCAGCTAAGGAGTCGTCAGATGAGCAACATCGCAGTGCCAGTGGAGCTTGCGGATGCGCCGATTTCCCTGGCGGAACAGGCCTATCGCGATATCCGCGACCGCCTCATCATGCTCGATATCCGACCCGGCGAGCCGATCAACGACGGCCAGCTGGCCCTCGAGCTGGGCATCGGGCGCACCCCGGTGCGCGAGGCGCTCAAGCGCCTGGAGACGGACCACCTCGTGGTTTCCTATCCGCGAAGGGGCACGTTTGCCACCATCGTGGATATCACCGAACTGGCCGACGTCTCGGAAATCCGTCGGATCCTCGAACCGCTGGCCGCGCGCAAGGCGGCGCAAAGCGCGTCGGACCAGAACCGCCGGGAGCTGGCCGAGCTGGCGCGGGACATTGAGGGGCTGGGGGAGCGCAACGTGGACAAACGCGGGCTCATGGCCTTCGACCTCAACGTGCACCGGTTGATCTACAAGGCGGCCGGCAACCCGCACCTCGAGGACACGCTGATCCGCCTCGACAACCTGGCCACCCGCATTTGGTGCCTGGTGCTGGACAAGGTTCCGTCGGTGGCGGGGCACGTCGATGAGCACGTGGCCCTGCTTGATGCCATTGTCGAAGGCCGGGCCGATGAAGCCGCGGACCTGGCGCTGGGGCACATCTCCAGTTTTGAGCAGACCATTCGGGCGGTCCTCTAGCTCGGTCTTTTACGGCCATGCCCCGGGCACCAAGGTGTCCCGGGGCATTCCATGCTCGTCAACACAACACCCGCGCTTGGGGGTGCGGGGCTCTCCCCGTCGAAGGGCCACCTCTTCGGCGGACGGCTACTGGTTGCCGAGACGCTCGTGAAGCTCCTTGACGATGGCCTCGTGCAGTGACTTGAGCTCCTCGTTGCTGAGCCCGGACGGATCGACCATTCCGGTTCCGGCGTTTCCTTCCGGCGAGGACCCGGGCGCGGGTTCGGCGTCGGTGGAGCAGCGCAGCTTATTGCCCGTGGCGGTCAGCAAGCAGGATGAGCCGTCGGCGTTCAATTGGACGCGGTAGTTCACGTTCTGCTTCTGGCCGATGCTGGCGTGCCAGATGCCTTCGCCGCCCGGCACGATCTCCATAACGGCCATGCCGGTGGCCCAGTCGCTCAGGCTCGAGTAGTCTGCCTTGATCTTGTCCGCGGTGGCGGCATTCGACTGGCGGGGAGTGCGCAGGGTGTACAGCTTCGCGGAGGCGTGTTCTCCCGCCCGCGCCTGCGAACTGTCGAGTACCGCAACATGGTCGATGGTGCGCGAGGAAGCCCGCGAAGTGAACGGAGAGAAGAACCCGAACCGGTCCTCGCCGTAGTTCATGCTGAAATTGGAATGGCTCCCAAGGTTGGTGTCGTCTTCGTCCTTGGGTTCATCGGTGATGCCGGTGGACTTCAGGATGTTGGTGCTCCACCAGTCGCCGTTCAGCGTGGCCAGTGATGCGTTCACGCGGCGCGACTGGGAAATCGACACCGCCGGGCCGGGAAGCTCTCCCGAGGCAATCTCGGGCCTGTACTCCAGCTCGTCGGTGCTGCCGTTATAGACGACAACGCCGGCCGGAACATCCCGTGGCGCCAGCCAGTTCTCGAGCTTCGTCACCGGGACGACGATTTTCGGCGTGCCGTTGTCGCAGTATCCCCAAGTATCCACGTCCTTGGCGATCAAGCCGGTGTCGATGCCGGCAATGGCCCGCGTCAGGCTATTGCCGAAAATCCCATTCATGCGCCGGTTGGCCTGCGTGGCAAAATCGCAACGCTCGCCTGTTGCCTGGCCTGTCAGGGCGAGCTGCTGGACGATCATGGTCTCGTAACCCGGTCCCAGCCAGCCTCGGCGTTCCACCAGGGTCGAGTACACGTTCTTGCCGGCCAGGTACGTTGTCCCGGTGATGTCGCCGACGGTGCCTGAGCTGTTGGATGATGCCTGCCGCTCGGCAACCAGATAAGGCGCGCGCAGGCCGGTCTCCGGCAGGAGCTCATCCTCGGCGGACACCACCGCGACGGTGTCGCGCAGGTGCACGTTGGCATTCCAGCTGGCGGCAAATGCCAGAGGCACGGCAACAACGGCCGCCACAACCCCGAGAACCGCAACTCCCCGCTTCTTGGAGAACAAGCCAAACAAGGCCGTGAGAATTCCTGTAACGAGCAATGTGAGGGCCAAGCCGCCACCGAAAATGACTCCCGTGAACACCCGCGCCCTCGTCAGGGGGTCGAGGAGCGGGATCGCCAGGATGGCGAGGAGAACCGCGCCGGCGATGAACAGCGATTTTTTCACCGAAGAATTTTCCTTCTGTCTAGGGAAAATGAAGATCCTAGACATACTGTCACGAGTCGGGAAACATCATGGGAGCCGACCTACTGTATGAAGGCACGCGTGCTGCTCCCTCCGGTCGCCGGCCGCAACCCGTGGCTTGTCGTCGAGGCCGACGAGTCGGCCAATGTTAGTTGTCGACATGATCGACCGGTTGCCCGGCGACATGGAGAGCGTCGCGATGGTGGCGTTGCGGCTACCTGTCGACTGCCGGGTTCATGGCGGCCAGTCGGGTGGCCAGATGCAACGCCGCCATGCGTGAGGTGCCCCGGGGGTCTCCACCCAAGATGTCGAAGATCTTGTTAAGCCTCTTGTGCAGGGTCTGGCGCTCGAGAAAAAGCTCGGATGCGGTCGCCGTTGAATTGCAGCCCGAGGTCAGCCATGTTTCAAGGGTCTTGACCAGGTTGCTCCCGCGCTGGGCATCGTGTTCCAGAAGCTCGGAGAGCAATTCCTGGGTAAATCGGTAAACGCCGTCGCCGTCGAGTTCCCGGGCGCAGAACCGTTCCAGGACAACGTCGTCGCAGTCCCTTAGCCCGCCGGCATGCGGCATTGCGCCCACCAGGTGTTCGGCGAGCAGTGCCTCGCGCAGCGACCAAGAACCGTGCGTGGCGTCGTGAACGCCCGGCCCCATGACACCTTGGACGGCCAGCGGGTGGATGTCGGCACGCATCAGCTCGAGAAGGCGCCTGCGATCAAAGCGCGGGGAGCTGGGGTTCAGCGGAATGATGCCGTAAAGGTACTCCGAATCCATGTATGTCTTGATTTCCGGGCTGTGCCTCCGCAGGATCCTTTCAAGCGCGCCGCGGATACGCCCCAGTTCGACGCTGCGGAAAATGACGATCGCCACGGGTGCCGTCACCGGCAGGCCGACCTGTGCGCTCAGCTCGCGAATCTCCGGTGCGCTCGAATTGCGGATGATCGCCTGGATGAGCGCCGAGTCGGCAATTTGCGAACGGGTTGGCCTGTGGTGCTGGGCCAGTGCCAGGGCAAGGATGCTGCCCAGCCGCTCGGCGATGGTAGTGAGAAGTTCGCGGTCCGACTCGCGCGGGCTTTGCAGGTGAAGCCTGGCGGCGACCACGTCGCTGACGAAAATGTCCGAGACGATTTCCAGGGCTTCGTCTTCTTCCGGAATGCTTCGGCTCGTGGCCAGCGGGACGCCGGCCAGGTCCACCAGGTCGGCGTTGACCGACAACGCATCCGCGATCAGTGTGACCAATGGCGTGAGGTTCGGCCCGGCGGTGGCAATGTGCTGTGCCAGACGTTGGGAGATTGCATCCGCGCGCTGCAACGCCAGTGCCTGCTGCGAGACGATGATGCGGTTGATGGCCTCGGCCATTTCCACGAATGGGACGGTTACCCGAAGCTCGATCAACGGAAGGCCGGCGTCCTCGGCGGCCTCGATGAGTCGCTGCCCGATGCCCTTGGCCAACCCGGCCGTCTCGATGGCAAGTGCCGAAACGTTCCTGTCCGCCAGGCTCTGGACGTACTGGACCTGCGCCTCATGGCGTAACTTAAGCAGTGCCTGGCCCCCGCTGAGCAGCAGCTCCTCGCCCCGCAGGAGGGGTGCAATCTGCAAGACTTCGCTCGAGTGCACCCACCGGACACCCGTCTGTTCGATGCGTGTGGCACCCGCCAGGATTTGCGGTCGTGACTTGAGGAAAAGTGGGCTGTCCAGAACGTCCTGCAGCGGCAAAAGCATGCGTCACTCCTCGGGGAAACTATTTAATGTCCGGTTTTTCGCGATTCACGGTGGTGACAGTCTGTCACCCCGCAGGGCGAAGTTATATACATTTCGAGTGTACCGAGTGGCGTAGATCACTCCTAGGATTGTGGATGAGTTCTTAGATAGCCACCGTTGCCGGAAAAGAGTCATCCCATGAAAGCTGAAGTTCCCAGTTCGTCCGAAAGCGTGACCCATCACGTCGAAGACACCCTGCAGCCGATCCCAGAATCGGCCCGAACCACCAAACTATCCGGGCAGTTCTGGATCTGGGCGGGTGCCAACGTTGCCCCCATCAACTGGATCCTGGGGGCCCTCGGCATCCACCTTGGCCTCGGCTTGGCCGATACCCTGACGGTCCTGATCGCCGGAAACGTCATCGGCATGCTCGGTTTCGGGTTCTTCGTGATCCTCGGGCAAAAAACGGGTGCCACGGGAATGCTGCTGGCCCGCGGAGCCTTCGGGCGCCGCGGTGCATACCTGCCGGCAGCCATCCAGGCGGTCATTGCCATCGGCTGGTCCGCCGTCAACACCTGGGTCATCCTGGACCTGATCATGGCGCTGTTCGGCATGATCGGCTGGGTGGACCCGAGTGCGAGCAACTTGGGCTGGCGCATTGCGACCGCAGCGGTCATCATGTCCATCCAGGTGGCCATCTGCTACCGCGGCTACAAGGCCATCGCGCGCTTCGAGCGCATCACCATGCCGCCGACGATCCTGGTGCTTATTGCCATGTCGATCCTCGCCTGGACGCAGCTGGACATCGACTGGAGCTACCAGGGCCCCGTCGGCGAAGTGCTCACCGGCATGCCTCGAATCGCAGCCATGTCCTCGATCATGACCGCCATCGGCATCGGCTGGGGCATCGGCTGGTTCACCTACGCACCGGACTATTCCCGGTTTGTGTCCAAGCGCATCAAGCCGCACAAGCTCTACATTGTCAGTGTCCTGGGCCAGTTCCTTCCCGTCGTGTGGCTTGGGATCTTGGGGGCAAGCCTCGCGACCAAGAACGGAACCGCGGACCCCGGCCAGCTGATCGTCGAAAGCTTCGGCACGCTGTCGATCCCGGTGATCCTCCTGGTCATCCACGGGCCGATCGCCACAAACATCATCAACATGTACACCTTCGGTGTGGCCACCCAGGCGCTGGACATCAACGTTTCCCGCAAGAAACTCTCCATCTTGGTTGGCTTCCTGTCCATGGCTGCGGTCATTGCGTTCCTCTTCGCCCACGACTTCGCCGAGGTCCTGCACAACTGGATCATCGCCATCGCGGCCTGGGTTGCGACCTGGGGCGGCATCATGGCCGTCCACTACTTCGTCTTCGAACGCCGACACAAGGACTTCTCCTACCTGTTCGTGGATCCCAAGTCGTCCAAGCTCAAGTCCTTCAACCCCGCGGCATTCATTGCCTTCGCCGGCGGCATCCTCATGACCTGGATGTGCATGTACGGTTCGATCCCGGCGCTCCAGGGCCCGATCGCCACCGCCGTGGGCGGCATCGACTTCTCCTGGCTGGCGGGAACCGGCACCAGCGCGGGGCTGTACTATCTGCTGGGCCTCCGCCGCTTCAAGTCCCGCATCGACCAGGGCGTGCCGCTGGGCCTGAAGATCGACTGCTCCGACGCGGAATTCATCACGGAACACGGCAGCGCCGAGTTCCTGCTCGCCGAGCAGCGGATCGATGACGTGGTTTCGGGAACGGAGCCGGCCGGCGAGACGGATTCCGGAAAGCACAAGATCGGCTCGTAGCAACAGGCAAAGCGTAGTGGGCTCGACGGAGGGAAGAGCTGCCGCCGGGCCCACTGCCATTGCAGCCATTTTCTCCCAAATCCATTTCCACACATAACGCATGGCGCGAGGCTAACCAATGGTGAGTCGCCTCGCGCCAAAACCACAAAGGAGCCCCCGATGCAGTCGGTCTTTTTGGAAGATATCGATGCTGATACCTATGCCGCATACGTGGCCCAGGCCCATGCAACGGTGATCATCCCCGCCGGTGCCACCGAACAACACGGCCCGCATATGCCGCTGGGAGTCGACGCGATGCTGT
It contains:
- the glyA gene encoding serine hydroxymethyltransferase, which translates into the protein MAPTKTALVESALTESIATLDPEIAQRIDAELARQQRGLEMIASENHTALAVMQAQGSVLTNKYAEGYPGRRYYGGCEEVDVIETLALERVKALFGAAYANVQPHSGAQANASVMHALIRPGDTVMGLNLAHGGHLTHGMKINFSGRLYNIVPYGVEEDTLVIDMDKVEALALEHSPKMIVAGWSAYPRELDFKRFREIADKVGAYLFVDMAHIAGLVAAGLHPSPVPHAHVVSSTTHKTLAGPRGGIILTNDADIAKKINSAVFPGQQGGPLEHVIAGKAVAFKIAATDEFKARQARTIAGARILAERLNAPDVAAKGISVLTGGTDVHLVLVDLRHSELDGQQGEDLLAKVEITVNRNAVPFDPRPPMVTSGLRIGTPALATRGFSEAAFVEVADVIAETLIAGTEENNGATLAALRDRVHALADAHPLYPNLAPIGA
- a CDS encoding GntR family transcriptional regulator; translation: MSNIAVPVELADAPISLAEQAYRDIRDRLIMLDIRPGEPINDGQLALELGIGRTPVREALKRLETDHLVVSYPRRGTFATIVDITELADVSEIRRILEPLAARKAAQSASDQNRRELAELARDIEGLGERNVDKRGLMAFDLNVHRLIYKAAGNPHLEDTLIRLDNLATRIWCLVLDKVPSVAGHVDEHVALLDAIVEGRADEAADLALGHISSFEQTIRAVL
- a CDS encoding PucR family transcriptional regulator, which gives rise to MLLPLQDVLDSPLFLKSRPQILAGATRIEQTGVRWVHSSEVLQIAPLLRGEELLLSGGQALLKLRHEAQVQYVQSLADRNVSALAIETAGLAKGIGQRLIEAAEDAGLPLIELRVTVPFVEMAEAINRIIVSQQALALQRADAISQRLAQHIATAGPNLTPLVTLIADALSVNADLVDLAGVPLATSRSIPEEDEALEIVSDIFVSDVVAARLHLQSPRESDRELLTTIAERLGSILALALAQHHRPTRSQIADSALIQAIIRNSSAPEIRELSAQVGLPVTAPVAIVIFRSVELGRIRGALERILRRHSPEIKTYMDSEYLYGIIPLNPSSPRFDRRRLLELMRADIHPLAVQGVMGPGVHDATHGSWSLREALLAEHLVGAMPHAGGLRDCDDVVLERFCARELDGDGVYRFTQELLSELLEHDAQRGSNLVKTLETWLTSGCNSTATASELFLERQTLHKRLNKIFDILGGDPRGTSRMAALHLATRLAAMNPAVDR
- a CDS encoding purine-cytosine permease family protein → MKAEVPSSSESVTHHVEDTLQPIPESARTTKLSGQFWIWAGANVAPINWILGALGIHLGLGLADTLTVLIAGNVIGMLGFGFFVILGQKTGATGMLLARGAFGRRGAYLPAAIQAVIAIGWSAVNTWVILDLIMALFGMIGWVDPSASNLGWRIATAAVIMSIQVAICYRGYKAIARFERITMPPTILVLIAMSILAWTQLDIDWSYQGPVGEVLTGMPRIAAMSSIMTAIGIGWGIGWFTYAPDYSRFVSKRIKPHKLYIVSVLGQFLPVVWLGILGASLATKNGTADPGQLIVESFGTLSIPVILLVIHGPIATNIINMYTFGVATQALDINVSRKKLSILVGFLSMAAVIAFLFAHDFAEVLHNWIIAIAAWVATWGGIMAVHYFVFERRHKDFSYLFVDPKSSKLKSFNPAAFIAFAGGILMTWMCMYGSIPALQGPIATAVGGIDFSWLAGTGTSAGLYYLLGLRRFKSRIDQGVPLGLKIDCSDAEFITEHGSAEFLLAEQRIDDVVSGTEPAGETDSGKHKIGS